The Fragaria vesca subsp. vesca linkage group LG2, FraVesHawaii_1.0, whole genome shotgun sequence genome includes a window with the following:
- the LOC101303586 gene encoding putative F-box/LRR-repeat protein 23-like has protein sequence MPRAAKKRRLSKSVSSNKTLQHGSRNWIDLPDDITAWILSRLSMFDILEKAQRVCLTWRRICKDPLTWRTIRMEFDIHLRQKKTNGNFTSHKRKKNLRRFHNFNAHKMCEHAIHLSFGNLVDISIQNCGTDELLQHMTDSSRGIRRLSIVFSAYITMEGLSKVASKIPLLEDLEISYTPESRIPPFTKSHAEHKYLEVIGRSCPLLKSLRSNKHRGIFEPEDNGDAFAIARTMHRLQKLQLVGNRLNDEGFRAILEGCPRLESLDLRECGRLHLMNNTGWLPSLEDLGTRCSKQIKTLRLPHDSIDDYEHLAIDKIVHRQCNKYLRYIDINI, from the exons ATGCCAAGAGCGGCAAAGAAACGAAGACTATCAAAGTCAGTATCCTCAAACAAAACCCTGCAGCATGGCAGCCGGAACTGGATTGACCTTCCGGACGACATCACCGCTTGGATTCTGTCACGTCTGTCAATGTTCGATATCCTAGAGAAAGCTCAGAGGGTGTGCCTGACATGGCGCCGGATCTGCAAGGACCCTCTGACGTGGCGCACCATCCGCATGGAGTTCGATATTCATCTTCGCCAAAAAAAGACCAATGGAAATTTCACTTCCCACAAAAGAAAAAAGAATCTGCGCAGATTTCATAACTTCAACGCACATAAGATGTGCGAACACGCCATTCATCTCAGCTTTGGCAATCTCGTCGATATCAGCATCCAGAACTGTGGCACAGATGAGCTCCTTCAACATATGACTGATAG TTCGAGGGGAATCAGACGCCTCAGTATTGTGTTTTCAGCTTACATAACAATGGAGGGACTGAGTAAAGTGGCTTCGAAGATTCCGCTGTTGGAGGATCTTGAAATCTCATACACACCAGAGAGTAGAATCCCTCCTTTCACAAAGTCACACGCAGAACACAAATATCTTGAAGTGATTGGCCGTTCCTGCCCTCTTTTGAAATCTTTGAGATCGAACAAGCACCGAGGTATCTTTGAACCCGAAGACAACGGTGACGCATTTGCGATAGCCAGAACAATGCATCGCTTACAGAAGCTCCAGCTTGTTGGAAATCGGCTGAACGATGAAGGTTTCCGCGCCATTCTTGAAGGTTGTCCGCGTCTTGAGTCACTTGATCTCCGAGAGTGTGGGCGTCTTCATCTGATGAATAATACGGGATGGCTTCCCAGTCTTGAAGATTTGGGAACAAGATGTTCTAAACAAATTAAAACACTGCGGCTTCCTCACGATTCTATAGATGACTATGAGCATCTTGCCATTGATAAAATTGTTCACAGACAATGCAATAAATATCTTAGATATATTGATATTAATATTTGA